Sequence from the Mugil cephalus isolate CIBA_MC_2020 chromosome 20, CIBA_Mcephalus_1.1, whole genome shotgun sequence genome:
CCTAATTCAGACTGGTATGTGAGCTGGAGAATGGAAGGGGAAAAGACTGTGGTTAGGCTGTGGCTGCCAGCTCAAACCACAGATATGCAAGGTGTACTTAGAAGAATCTGCACACACTAAaaacagcagcttgtgtgtattTCATTTGCACGTGTGTATGTAACTCAAAAGCAGTTTCCTTACTAGCTGCTATTAATCTCTCATAATCTGCCTTGTCTCTGTGATTTCTTGCTTTTCTGTGTGTAGAATCCTCATGTTTGGACGACCTGTGCAGTTCGAGGAAATTCAGCAGAAAGTCAAGACAGTCTTTGGCCAGCAGCTAGACCTGCATTATATGAACAATGAGGTAAAGTGGATAATTACTCATTATTTCAAATCAGGATATTCTTCAAATGTACTGCTTTGTCCAACAATCGGAagcttaatattaatatttaatttatttgccatgaaaataataaaaaaaacaattatcaaCATACCCGCCAGTCTTTTACCTGTCATTTAAAATACTTTATCATGGCTGTATATGTTGTGTAAGCATGTGTTGTCAcatcttttcttcttgtgtATCTTATGTAACTTGCTTGTTGCACATCGCTGCATATCATAAATATGTATTTCTGTCATTCCTTTACTGATTAAATATTTGGCATCAAAAGCATCAAAATACTGCTTTTAACACGTGTGCAGCAGCTTTGAATCAGCATgcgtttgtttttgtgtattgttgattttgtgcgtgtgtgtgccttGGCAGTTGTCCATCCCTCTGCGAGGTCAGGATGACCTGGACAAAGCAATCGACCTGCTGGACCGGAGCTCCAACATGAAGAGCATCAAAATACTGCTTCTCACTCAGGAGCACAGCAACGTAGgatgtgtgcacacatacacacacacacacacacacaagcacgggTTGTGCATTTATAGTCTACCATTTCACCACAGGCATTTCTTCACCACAGGGCCATGTTGTGAAAAATCTAAGTTCCCGGTTAGTTTACACTACACTAACTAGCTTGTGGACATGATTGTTTAATCATGTAATGAAGCTCTCAAATCAAatctcttttcttccctttgcTCTTCCTAACTGCAGGCGTCCTCGCCCTCCCACCATGCGCCATGTAAGCAGGTGAGGATCAAATCCTCCCAGTCCACAGGAGACGTTAGCACGGTGTTCCAATCCTCCGAGCCCAGGGGGCGCCACCTATCAACTGGTACGTAACATCAACAGTCATTCTCATTCAAGTTTTTTGGCAATAACATGGTTGAAACACACGTCTGGATGGGTTCTTACTATTATTCCAGTATTCAGCTATTTTTTAAACTACCTTGATGTCTTCGTCTGTTGCCTTCGTTTGCTCTTTCTCTGACTGCTCTTACTTTTGCTTCCCCTTCTGGCAATGGGtcctcttccttttcctgtTCACCCTCACTAGACGATGCCTGCTGgacagcagccaatcagattacTGAATGCTATTAGTGTGGTGGATCAGTGGTCTGGTTTAGGATTTCTTTTCCTCTAGAGCAGGAGGGGTCAAAGTTGCTCGAGGCAAGCTTTAGAGCTTGACAGCATGAGTCTATAAGCAGATAAACCAATTCAACACTGTTGCTTTCTTAAGGCAGAGTGTCGGCAAttaatactttcatttgtttttttcttaatgtttttgttttaggagGGAGAAGATCGAGATGTAACTCTCGAGTTGTATATTTATAACTGCTACATATTTGCTTTTTCATTGTCTGTTATCCATGGATAAGCTATTTTCCCATGTCACATTGTCAGTTGATGCACTTTTGAGTTCCTGTCCATATAAAGTTTAGATATTTGTTGTAAATTTAAACGTTTCGTCTGACTAATTATTTCCTGTATGCTCATGTTTTCCGTCTGATGCCAGGTTCTCAGAACACAGGGCGTAGTTCGCCGCCTCCTGGTTATGTCCCTGAACGCCAGCAGAGGATCGCTCGCCAGGGTTCGTACACCAGCATCAACAGTGAGGGGGAGTTCATCCCTGAGACCAGCGATCAATGTGTGAGTCATATCTTCGCTTTTAGTGCAGAAAATCCACCTTACGGTAGAACACATGTGGTCTATTTGTGATTTGCACTGTTaagatttatttacaaaaaaatagacTTTTCTTGGGTTTCACCACATTAATGGAAGTTTTATGGAACATGCAACTTATGTGCCAATATTTGGGGCTATTAACAAGGTAGTACAATTTTGTTAATCCGTATAATGCCTCCGCTATCTGGATATGTGGACACAAAGCATGTGTGCATACACACCTTTGACTTTCCACTCTGCCCTCTACAGGTGCTCGATCCATGGAGCAGTGCAGAGAACTCTGTGTCTGGAAGCTGTCAGTCTCTGGACAGCAACTCAGACAGGTGACTCTAAAACTCTGCCTCCTTCAAAAGAGCCACTAATGCTGCTTGCCAGGAACTCACTACTCATTGCACGTTTTATTATCTTTCCATTACATTCCTACACTTTCCAAATTGTAATGACTGTAATTTGCCATAAACCCTCAAACACAGGCCTAGGAAATACCTTGGGAAGGCTCTCAACAGCTCtcactcttcttcctcccctctcctccttcacagcCCCTCACTGAGGAAGTCTCGTATGCACAGAGCCAAGAGTTATCCTGATAATCGTCAAGAGTGCTCAGGTGAAAGTCAAGCTCCTAACATTACGCAGTAACCTTGATAATATTGTGTGTTACAGCATCTTATGATTACCTTGGAGTTTTACTTTTACCTCTTAACTTCCTGAAGGCTGTTAGGATTAATTTGTGTAGCCATGTGGCACTATAGCTCGCGTGAATGCTGTGTAACACAGTGTGCTGctgagccaaactgagtttgaatAGCAGAATAATCCTGCTGACCTGTGACTCTCTGCGTGTTTGCTTCCAGACAGAGAGAATCATGTGTATGACAGGGTAGCAGGGAAAGGAGGCACCTATCCTCGCAGGTACCATGTTTCACTGCATTACAAGGACCACAGCGAAGGTAAGGCTGCCCGTGTCACATTTTCTCCCATAGTCCACCCGTTCATCATGTCATATTGATTTGCATGATGCACTCAGTCGCTGTCTCCTCCAGGTCGTCGAACGTTCCCACGGATCCGTCGTCCCCAGGGGAACCTTTTCACTCTGGTGCCCTCACGGCGGTCGCTCAACGGCAGCGAGGAGAGCCTGGGCAGCTGGCAGCTGGTCGACGCACAGGGCAGACTGCGACCACAGGATCGCCCAGTTGCCCATAAGTGTGAGTCTTTATCTATCtgaactataaataaaatatactttaCTATTTATTACAGtcttgataaataaataaataaataattcactgGATGATGCAAGGGCCAATGCCAGTGCTgatatttttcaataaaagttgATAGAATGATAAAATATTGAGTCAATGAAACCCACCCTTGGATTTATagagtaaaaacattaaatatgtcaGAGCTTTTGAAAAATGCAGTTTAGTTTTTTCCAACTTATTTGAgaattgaaatttaaaaagcatGATTTATGCTTCTctatttttgaaaatgtaacTGATTCTCAACACAGTCCCTTTAATAAGATATGTGAAATACCATACTTTACTTTtgtaaataagaaataaactgtgtgtgtgtgtgtgtgtgtgtgtgtgttgtttcatcCCAGCGCCCAGTGCTCCAGTGACGTGGCGCAGAGGGAAGCTTCTGGGCCAGGGTGCGTTTGGTCGAGTTTACCTGTGCTATGACGTGGATACTGGCAGAGAGCTGGCAGCCAAGCAAGTCCAGTTTGATCCTGACAGTCCTGAGACCAGCAAGGTGAAACATAGATAATCAAACCTTCTTGTTTTCACAGAGATGGCGAAACATTAGTTTCTGACGTTGCATTGGACATgtggccattttttttcttcctctagtTGCGCAGTAAGATTCTGTTCTATTCGTCAGGAAATGACTTAATGTCATGTCCTCCTCActtctactatttttttttcaataaaacatcCAGCTCAGTCCGTAAACTTCTGACAAATCTGTGCTCCAAACTATAAAAGTGGCAAAAACAACTTTATACATTAATCTGTACAGGCCATTGTTGGTATGCAGTTAGTGTGAGTGGCTGAGCATGGGATTAATGAGTCAACAACCTAAAAAACTCTTTGCTTTAGTTATTGGTCTGAAATCAAaccacagcttttattttgtcccccgacgcacaaacaaaataatcaaatctgctggaaaGAAATTTAGAAACTCAAGACATGGAATGCATGGAAGAGGTTGTCTTTCCTCCCTCAATCCCCCCTCTTCCccattttaatgtcttttcctgtctgccacagagaaaacatgcacTGTCACTTCCTGTATCTGAGAGCGGCCCAGCGTAGTCGCGGTGGTGGATGGTGACGGGTCAGCATTGCCTTGACCTTTCATCACCCCTTCACACCCCTTCTCCTAACCCCGGCTTGTAC
This genomic interval carries:
- the map3k3 gene encoding mitogen-activated protein kinase kinase kinase 3 codes for the protein MNERQALHSIMKDLVALQMTRRQPVLPYDSGKPKTPSQANRQDDVRIKFEFSGERRILMFGRPVQFEEIQQKVKTVFGQQLDLHYMNNELSIPLRGQDDLDKAIDLLDRSSNMKSIKILLLTQEHSNASSPSHHAPCKQVRIKSSQSTGDVSTVFQSSEPRGRHLSTGSQNTGRSSPPPGYVPERQQRIARQGSYTSINSEGEFIPETSDQCVLDPWSSAENSVSGSCQSLDSNSDSPSLRKSRMHRAKSYPDNRQECSDRENHVYDRVAGKGGTYPRRYHVSLHYKDHSEGRRTFPRIRRPQGNLFTLVPSRRSLNGSEESLGSWQLVDAQGRLRPQDRPVAHKSPSAPVTWRRGKLLGQGAFGRVYLCYDVDTGRELAAKQVQFDPDSPETSKEVSALECEIQLLKNLHHDRIVQYYGCLRDHNEKTLTIFMEYMPGGSVKDQLKAYGALTENVTRKYTRQILEGMSYLHSNMIVHRDIKGANILRDSAGNVKLGDFGASKRLQTICMSGTGIRSVTGTPYWMSPEVISGEGYGRKADVWSLGCTVVEMLTEKPPWAEYEAMAAIFKIATQPTNPLLPSHTSDQARDFIRCIFVEAKHRPSAEELLRHPFSQILC